A portion of the Sphingobacterium spiritivorum genome contains these proteins:
- a CDS encoding HisA/HisF-related TIM barrel protein, whose amino-acid sequence MYIIPAIDVLDKKVVRLREGNYDDVTTYDISLEEQIDRYHANGTELVHIIDLNGAKGDFSNQEYLFNIIRKTEMKIQYGGGVRSIEKVKELIDAGVYRVIVGTQAITNPEFLEELSTLNEGKIKYADHIVIAIDVLDEVIKYSGWLESSPIKLIEYIDKCLALGFYRFLCTDISKDGKLGGAGVELYKKLLDHSPIIKLIGSGGISSMDDIRKLQELGRMESCVVGKAIYENRISIEEIQDWNLKSLISF is encoded by the coding sequence ATGTATATCATACCAGCAATCGATGTATTGGACAAAAAAGTAGTTCGTCTACGCGAAGGAAATTATGACGATGTAACGACTTACGATATAAGCCTTGAAGAACAAATAGACAGATACCATGCAAATGGTACTGAATTGGTGCATATCATCGATCTGAATGGTGCAAAAGGAGATTTCAGTAACCAGGAGTATTTATTTAATATCATCCGTAAAACTGAAATGAAGATTCAATACGGAGGTGGGGTCCGTAGCATCGAAAAGGTAAAAGAACTGATTGACGCAGGTGTATACCGTGTCATCGTAGGTACACAGGCAATCACTAATCCTGAATTCCTGGAAGAGTTGAGTACGCTTAATGAGGGTAAAATAAAGTATGCAGATCACATCGTGATAGCGATAGATGTGCTGGATGAGGTGATCAAGTATTCGGGATGGTTAGAAAGCTCGCCTATCAAACTGATTGAATATATTGATAAGTGTCTGGCACTAGGTTTCTACCGTTTTCTGTGTACAGATATCAGTAAGGACGGCAAGTTAGGCGGTGCGGGTGTAGAATTGTATAAGAAACTTTTGGATCATTCGCCTATTATCAAACTTATCGGTTCAGGAGGTATCAGCTCCATGGACGATATCCGCAAATTGCAGGAATTGGGAAGAATGGAATCCTGTGTGGTAGGAAAAGCTATTTATGAAAATCGTATTTCGATCGAAGAGATTCAGGATTGGAATTTGAAATCTTTAATAAGCTTTTAA
- the hisH gene encoding imidazole glycerol phosphate synthase subunit HisH gives MIGIINYGAGNIFSLTAALDRVGLSYMMINLPEEIDQCDRIIIPGVGHAGAAMQKLRESGLSEYIHSIKKPVLGICVGMQLMTDFSEEGNAELLKIVPIQTLHFKERIAQKVPHMGWNSISSSAGNPLFLHIEDNAYFYFVHSYFIEYHEDYTIAKCDYDVPFSAAMSKGNFYGVQFHPEKSGKAGEQLLLNFSKIN, from the coding sequence ATGATAGGAATTATCAATTACGGAGCGGGGAATATATTTTCATTGACAGCGGCATTAGACAGGGTTGGACTTTCGTATATGATGATCAATCTGCCTGAAGAGATCGATCAGTGTGATCGTATTATTATCCCGGGAGTAGGACATGCCGGCGCTGCGATGCAGAAGCTTCGGGAATCGGGCTTATCTGAATATATCCATTCCATCAAGAAACCTGTACTGGGGATATGTGTTGGTATGCAACTGATGACCGATTTTTCGGAAGAAGGTAATGCCGAACTCCTGAAGATCGTTCCGATACAAACGTTACATTTTAAAGAACGGATAGCACAGAAGGTTCCGCATATGGGCTGGAATAGCATCTCTTCGTCTGCAGGAAATCCGTTATTCCTCCATATTGAAGATAATGCGTATTTTTACTTCGTACATTCGTATTTTATTGAATATCATGAAGATTATACCATTGCAAAATGCGATTATGATGTTCCGTTTTCGGCAGCAATGTCAAAAGGAAACTTTTATGGAGTCCAGTTTCACCCGGAAAAATCGGGTAAGGCCGGAGAGCAGTTATTATTGAATTTTTCAAAGATAAATTAG
- the hisB gene encoding bifunctional histidinol-phosphatase/imidazoleglycerol-phosphate dehydratase HisB, whose translation MPNHIKRVLFIDRDGTLILEPEDEQIDSFAKLKFYPGALQYLPRIAKELDYELVLVTNQDGLGTDSHPEANFWPVHQLVTDTFAGEGVVFAKEHIDRTFPHENAATRKPGIGMLLDYFDPEKYDLQHSFVIGDRVNDVKLAQNLGAKAIWLRANDNLGVAENLQIEASAVALETKDWKTIYEFLKLGSRTGEHHRKTNETDIYIHLNLDGSGKSDIDTGLPFFDHMLDQIARHGAIDLTIKAKGDLHIDEHHTIEDTGIALGEIFLKVLGDKRGIERYSYTLPMDDCLAQVALDFGGRNWIVWDATFNREKIGDMPTEMFFHFFKSFSDASRSNLNIKAEGENEHHKIEAIFKAFAKSIKKAVRRDADNMQLPSTKGVL comes from the coding sequence ATGCCAAACCATATCAAACGCGTACTATTTATCGATCGTGACGGAACATTGATTCTGGAACCTGAAGATGAACAAATTGATTCTTTCGCTAAACTGAAATTTTATCCCGGAGCATTACAGTATCTGCCTCGTATTGCTAAAGAACTGGACTATGAACTGGTTCTTGTGACCAATCAGGATGGACTGGGAACAGATTCTCATCCAGAAGCTAATTTCTGGCCTGTGCATCAGCTGGTGACAGATACTTTTGCCGGAGAGGGAGTGGTGTTTGCAAAAGAACATATTGACCGTACTTTCCCACATGAAAATGCAGCCACCCGCAAACCAGGAATTGGCATGCTATTGGATTATTTTGATCCGGAGAAATATGATTTACAGCATTCATTTGTAATTGGTGATCGTGTAAATGATGTGAAACTGGCTCAGAATCTGGGAGCAAAAGCTATCTGGCTACGCGCAAATGATAATCTCGGTGTTGCTGAGAATCTGCAAATAGAGGCGAGTGCAGTTGCTCTGGAAACCAAAGACTGGAAAACGATATACGAATTCCTTAAACTGGGTTCAAGAACAGGAGAACATCACCGTAAGACTAATGAAACGGACATTTATATCCATCTCAATCTGGATGGATCAGGTAAGTCAGATATTGATACAGGATTACCGTTTTTTGATCATATGTTGGATCAGATTGCCCGTCACGGAGCGATAGATCTTACTATAAAAGCGAAAGGAGATCTGCATATAGATGAGCATCATACCATAGAAGATACTGGGATTGCTTTGGGGGAAATCTTTTTAAAGGTATTGGGTGATAAGCGTGGTATTGAACGATATTCCTATACTTTACCCATGGATGATTGTCTTGCTCAGGTGGCACTGGATTTTGGGGGACGCAACTGGATTGTCTGGGATGCCACATTCAACAGAGAGAAAATAGGGGACATGCCTACCGAAATGTTTTTCCATTTCTTTAAGTCATTCTCTGATGCATCCAGATCTAATCTCAATATCAAGGCTGAGGGTGAGAATGAACATCACAAGATTGAAGCGATCTTCAAAGCATTTGCCAAATCAATCAAAAAGGCGGTGCGTCGGGATGCGGATAACATGCAGTTACCAAGCACTAAAGGTGTTTTGTAG
- a CDS encoding WD40 repeat domain-containing protein translates to MNRISTELATALTGHQNQIFAIENGFFPHTLFTAGNDKGVVEWDLQAGAFKRILCAVSSSVYCLYLIPETAYLAIGLRDGSIMIVDVEAQKLVVRLKVDKGAVFSIKALTHKKELIAVGEDGQLYVWNLLDFNLIYQFRISETIIRVIAVSANEKQLAFGDKAGYIHLYDAEAYHLMAKVQGHDMPVTSLSFDPESRHLLSGGRDAKLVVWNIADLSQQLSYIPHMFTVYGILFHPTAPFFATVSRDKTFKIWDKDTYGLLKNVSRDKGYESHHLSINVGIWTADGEYFITGGDDKIVRIWKVDI, encoded by the coding sequence ATGAATAGAATATCTACGGAGTTGGCAACTGCGCTGACAGGACATCAAAATCAAATATTTGCGATTGAAAATGGTTTCTTTCCGCACACTTTATTTACCGCCGGTAATGACAAAGGTGTGGTGGAATGGGATCTGCAGGCTGGAGCATTTAAGCGTATTCTTTGTGCAGTAAGTTCGTCCGTATATTGTCTCTACCTTATTCCGGAGACAGCTTATCTTGCCATAGGACTTCGTGACGGGTCCATTATGATCGTAGATGTAGAGGCTCAGAAGCTGGTGGTGCGTCTTAAAGTTGACAAAGGAGCCGTGTTCAGCATTAAAGCCTTAACTCATAAAAAGGAATTAATTGCTGTAGGGGAAGATGGCCAGTTATATGTGTGGAATCTTCTTGATTTTAACTTAATATACCAGTTCAGGATATCAGAAACCATTATACGCGTTATTGCGGTATCTGCGAATGAAAAGCAACTTGCTTTTGGAGATAAGGCAGGTTACATCCATCTGTATGATGCTGAGGCCTATCATCTGATGGCTAAAGTACAGGGGCACGATATGCCTGTCACCTCTTTATCTTTTGATCCGGAAAGCCGGCATTTGCTTTCTGGTGGAAGAGACGCAAAACTGGTGGTCTGGAATATTGCGGATCTTTCTCAGCAACTGTCTTATATTCCGCATATGTTTACCGTGTACGGTATATTGTTTCACCCGACAGCACCTTTTTTTGCAACAGTTAGCAGGGATAAAACATTTAAGATATGGGATAAAGATACCTATGGACTTCTGAAAAATGTGAGTCGGGATAAAGGGTATGAAAGTCATCACCTGTCTATAAATGTAGGTATTTGGACAGCAGACGGCGAGTATTTTATTACAGGAGGAGATGATAAAATTGTACGTATCTGGAAAGTAGATATTTAA
- the hisIE gene encoding bifunctional phosphoribosyl-AMP cyclohydrolase/phosphoribosyl-ATP diphosphatase HisIE translates to MLDFSKSDGLVPVIVQDTQTLEVLMLGYMNEEAWQKTQAERKVTFFSRSKNRLWTKGEESGNFLHVISYHIDCDQDTLLIKARPDGPTCHTGSRSCFKTEYDQNFLFELERIVNNRFEHPSDESYVNRLRSRGINKIAQKVGEEAVETVIAALTETDKEFIDETSDLLFHLIVLLREKGFSLETIAKNLESRHQ, encoded by the coding sequence ATGCTAGATTTTTCTAAAAGTGACGGACTTGTTCCGGTCATAGTACAAGATACACAGACATTGGAAGTGCTGATGTTGGGGTATATGAATGAAGAGGCCTGGCAAAAGACGCAGGCAGAAAGAAAAGTAACTTTTTTCTCCAGAAGTAAGAACAGGCTCTGGACAAAAGGGGAGGAAAGCGGAAATTTTCTACATGTGATCAGTTATCATATTGACTGTGATCAGGATACACTTCTGATCAAAGCACGCCCTGACGGACCGACTTGTCATACAGGAAGCCGCAGTTGCTTCAAGACAGAATACGATCAGAATTTTTTATTTGAACTGGAACGTATTGTAAATAATCGTTTTGAGCATCCTTCTGATGAGTCTTATGTGAATCGTCTGCGTAGCAGAGGGATTAACAAGATTGCTCAAAAAGTAGGAGAAGAGGCTGTAGAGACTGTTATCGCAGCATTGACAGAGACAGACAAGGAATTTATTGATGAAACGTCAGACTTGTTATTTCATCTTATTGTATTGTTAAGAGAAAAAGGATTCTCACTGGAAACGATTGCTAAAAATCTGGAATCCAGACATCAATAA
- the hisF gene encoding imidazole glycerol phosphate synthase subunit HisF, with amino-acid sequence MLAKRIIPCLDVKDGRTVKGVNFVDLRDAGDPVELAYAYSEQGADELVFLDITATHEGRKTTIDLVKAVARQVNIPFTIGGGINEIRDAEILLNSGADKISINSAAVRRPELINEMSAAFGAQFVVVAVDTRHTEGQNFVHLSGGRIKTEIQTEDWIREAQDRGAGEILLTSMDHDGTKNGFDCSFLKKINAMIGIPLIASGGAGNQEHFTEVFQQTGVDAALAASVFHYGEILIPELKNTLRANGITVR; translated from the coding sequence ATGTTAGCAAAGCGAATCATTCCTTGTCTGGATGTGAAAGACGGTCGGACGGTGAAAGGGGTCAACTTTGTTGACCTGCGGGATGCGGGTGATCCTGTGGAGCTGGCGTATGCGTATTCTGAACAGGGGGCTGATGAACTGGTCTTTCTTGATATTACGGCTACACATGAAGGCCGCAAAACGACTATAGATTTAGTAAAAGCGGTGGCCAGACAGGTAAATATTCCTTTTACTATTGGTGGCGGAATCAATGAGATCCGTGATGCAGAAATCCTGTTAAATTCGGGAGCAGATAAGATTTCGATTAATTCAGCAGCAGTACGTCGTCCGGAGTTAATCAATGAGATGTCGGCTGCTTTCGGAGCTCAATTTGTAGTAGTGGCAGTAGATACCAGACATACAGAAGGTCAGAATTTTGTGCATCTCAGCGGTGGCCGGATCAAAACGGAAATCCAGACAGAAGACTGGATTCGTGAAGCTCAGGACAGGGGAGCAGGTGAAATACTGTTGACTTCAATGGATCATGACGGTACTAAAAACGGATTTGATTGTTCATTTCTGAAAAAAATTAATGCGATGATCGGGATTCCACTGATTGCATCGGGTGGAGCCGGGAATCAGGAACATTTTACAGAAGTGTTTCAACAGACGGGAGTTGACGCTGCATTGGCAGCTTCGGTTTTCCATTATGGAGAGATTTTGATTCCGGAATTGAAAAATACGTTAAGAGCCAACGGCATTACAGTCCGGTAA